A genomic region of Papaver somniferum cultivar HN1 chromosome 7, ASM357369v1, whole genome shotgun sequence contains the following coding sequences:
- the LOC113297293 gene encoding uncharacterized protein LOC113297293, producing MSCYLSCSIMQLMCCIQGWEERTWMDDSRCSHSLVYLPRLRLPQIKFTAPLLFFSFTWNRFIIDPISTTNTATPSKPYKESSNTATPSKPYKESSNNNTSTV from the exons ATGTCGTGTTACTTATCCTGTAGTATTATGCAACTTATGTGTTGTATTCAAGGCTGGGAAGAACGAACATGGATGGATGATTCAAG GTGCTCGCATTCATTGGTTTACTTGCCCCGACTTAGGTTACCACAAATAAAGTTTACGGCTCCTCTactgtttttttcttttaccT GGAATAGATTCATTATTGACCCCATCAGTACCACCAACACTGCCACACCCAGTAAACCCTACAAGGAAAGTAGTAACACTGCCACACCCAGTAAACCCTACAAGGAAAGTAGTAACAACAACACAAGCACTGTCTAG
- the LOC113297295 gene encoding heterogeneous nuclear ribonucleoprotein Q-like: MPPRAMKKTAGPKKTTGRPARGAAAKQKVNKEESVKIEEVKEEEMKVIETVQFEEPVPEPEPEPELKREANGSSDIKEEDDVKETFYEEDRGERLELEDNDAEYEPEEDVPLDYDEKEIEHEDDPEEGDGVEEEPEEGDLGEHEEGDMVVDEMEEVAEEVEGEEGEENIEEGHHHMAEGEDEEHHEVARERRKRKEFEIFVGGLDKDATDEDLKKVFNAVGEVIEVRLMMNPQTKKNKGFAFLRFATVEQAKRAVTEMKSPVVNGKQCGVTPCQDSDTLFLGNVCKTWTKEALKEKLKYYGIDSIDDLTLVEDKREGRNRGFAFLDFVSHSEAVEAYKRLLKKKAVFGVDRIAKVAFADSFIQPDDAIMAQVKTVFVDGLPASWNEDRVKEHLKKFGEIEKIELARNMPSAKRKDFGFISFCAHDEAVACAEGINNSELGEGENKVMVRARLSRPHQRGRGKHPHGDFQPGRGIPYPSRGGSWIRPGRSLQGGIGDRMPPPRSRGFKSPIRGRRPVMDMPERVRPLPPPVRSYTRRPIPSYTKSSSKRDYGRRDELPPRSRIIDYSSRAPVERRSFYRDDYSPPRGSGYADEIPPRIAARTAARRGYIDESYERRFERPPPSYRDARSRDYESVSGSKRQYSALEDVPPRYADAGPRQRARLDYGEGGSASHYGEAYNDRLGRSHLGYGASRSSLSAQDSHGIYGSRQSLGYSGGSYGGNDVSGMYTSYAGDYISRGPYVGSSSYSSSLYSSRSLGGSSYLGGGGSSSGSGSYY; encoded by the exons ATGCCGCCGCGGGCGATGAAGAAAACAGCCGGGCCAAAGAAAACAACCGGTAGGCCAGCTAGAGGAGCTGCAGCAAAACAGAaggttaataaagaagaaagtgTGAAAATTGAAGAAGTGAAGGAGGAAGAGATGAAGGTTATTGAAACCGTACAATTTGAAGAACCTGTACCCGAGCCTGAACCCGAACCTGAATTGAAACGGGAagctaatggatcttccgatattAAAG AGGAAGATGATGTCAAAGAGACATTTTATGAGGAAGACAGAGGTGAACGTTTAGAGCTGGAGGATAATGATGCAGAGTATGAGCCCGAAGAAGATGTTCCTCTGGATTATGATGAGAAGGAAATCGAACATGAAGATGATCCAgaggaaggagatggggttgaggAAGAGCCCGAGGAGGGCGATTTAGGCGAACATGAAGAAGGTGATATGGTTGTGGATGAAATGGAAGAAGTTGCTGAGGAGGTTGAAGGGGAAGAGGGTGAAGAGAATATTGAGGAGGGGCATCACCACATGGCTGAAGGTGAAGATGAGGAGCACCATGAAGTTGCTAGGGAGAGGCGCAAGCGCAAGGAGTTTGAAATATTTGTTGGAGGCTTGGACAAGGATGCAACTGATGAGGATTTAAAAAAAGTCTTCAATGCAGTAGGTGAGGTTATTGAAGTAAGGTTAATGATGAATCCCCAGACTAAGAAAAATAAAGGTTTTGCTTTCCTACGTTTTGCCACTGTAGAACAAGCAAAACGAGCTGTAACAGAGATGAAGAGCCCAGTG GTTAATGGAAAACAATGTGGTGTTACTCCGTGTCAAGACAGTGACACTCTTTTTCTGGGCAACGTATGCAAGACTTGGACAAAAGAAGCT TTAAAAGAGAAGTTGAAATATTATGGGATTGACAGTATTGACGACTTGACGCTGGTTGAAGATAAAAGAGAGGGAAGGAATCGTGGGTTTGCTTTTCTGGACTTTGTGTCCCATTCGGAGGCAGTGGAGGCCTATAAGCGTTTGCTGAAGAAAAAAGCTGTCTTTGGAGTTGATAGAATTGCAAAGGTTGCTTTTGCAGACTCTTTCATTCAGCCTGATGATGCAATCATGGCACAG GTTAAAACGGTGTTTGTGGACGGTCTGCCTGCCTCATGGAATGAGGACCGTGTCAAAGAGCATCTCAAGAAATTTGGGGAGATTGAAAAGATAGAACTTGCTAGAAATATGCCATCAGCCAAAAGGAAGGATTTCGGTTTTATATCTTTTTGTGCCCATGATGAGGCAGTAGCATGTGCTGAAGGCATTAACAATTCAGAATTGGGAGAGGGGGAAAACAAG GTAATGGTTAGGGCAAGATTATCTCGACCCCATCAGAGAGGTAGAGGGAAGCATCCTCATGGAGATTTTCAGCCCGGAAGAGGGATTCCTTATCCTAGTAGGGGTGGTTCTTGGATACGTCCTGGACGTAGTTTGCAAGGTGGTATTGGAGACAGAATGCCGCCACCTCGTAGTCGTGGATTCAAGTCACCCATCAGAGGTAGACGCCCTGTTATGGATATGCCAGAAAGAGTCAGGCCTTTGCCGCCCCCAGTGAGGTCCTACACAAGGAGACCAA TCCCTTCATACACCAAGAGCAGTTCAAAGAGAGACTATGGTCGAAGGGATGAGCTTCCTCCAAGAAGCAGAATCATAGATTACAGTTCTAGAGCCCCTGTGGAGAGGCGATCGTTTTATAGAGATGATTATTCTCCTCCACGAGGATCTGGCTATGCCGATGAAATCCCACCACGAATTGCTGCTCGTACTGCTGCTAGGAGAGGTTATATAGATGAAAGTTATGAGCGGAGATTTGAAAGACCTCCTCCAAGTTACCGTGATGCTCGGTCTCGTGACTATGAATCTGTTTCAGGGTCTAAACGCCAATATTCTGCATTG GAGGATGTTCCTCCACGTTATGCTGATGCTGGTCCGCGCCAAAGGGCTCGGCTAGATTATGGGGAAGGTGGCAGTGCTTCTCATTACGGGGAAGCTTACAATGACAG GCTTGGGAGATCTCACCTGGGGTATGGTGCTAGCAGAAGTTCTCTCTCTGCTCAGGACTCGCATGGGATTTATGGCAGTCGTCAGAGTCTGGGTTATAGTGGAG GTTCTTATGGCGGCAATGATGTCAGTGGAATGTACACCAGCTACGCTGGTGATTACATCTCTCGTGGACCTTAT GTTGGCAGTAGCTCTTACTCGTCATCACTATATTCCAGTCGCAGCTTGGGTGGTAGCAGTTACCTTGGAGGTGGTGGTAGTAGTAGTGGTTCTGGATCATATTATTAA